CTCCAGTTCACCGCGCAAATTGAGGTGGCTGCGCAGGCAGAAGAACGTGTGCGGATCGCCCGCCAGCTGCATGATGACATCGGCCACCGGCTGATCCGGGTCAAGATGATGACCGAAGCGGCCATCCACACCCTCCCTGCCGCACCGGAAACAGGACTGCAGATGATGAAACAGATCCGGGACCAGCTCTCGGGCAGTATGGACGATATGCGTGCGGCGCTGAAGCGGATTAACCATACTCCCCAGCTTGAAGGAGCGTATGCGCTGGACCGGCTGCTGGAGGAAGTGGGCCGCGATACCGGCATTGCGACCTCCTATACGGTGCAGGGAATTCCTTATCCGCTCTATCCGAGCCTTCAGGTTGTGCTGTACACCAATGCCCGGGAGGCCATCACCAATGCGCTGCGGCACGGGCAGGCCAGCTCCGTATGGGTGGAGGTCACCTATGCGGAGCATGAGGTGCAGATGGAGACCGGTAATAACGGGAAGCTGCCCGAAGCAGACCCGCTGGGCCGTCTGCCCGGCAGCAGCAGGATGGGCCTGAAGGGCATGAGCGAGCGCTGCGCCATGGTCGGCGGGACACTGGAGCTGCGGCTGGAGCCGCAGTTCACGGTCATCACCCGGCTGCCGGTGTATCGGCAGCCGGAGGGAGTGCCGCGCTGAATGGGGAATGGGGGTGGGAGTGAAGCTGTGGGAAGCTGGCTATCGCCATGGCGTACGTATAACTGACGGGGAACTGATGGGAAGGCGGATTGAGATACAGGTGTTATATGCTAACAACTTGCGGTTCTCAGGGAGCTGCTCCCCCTCTGCCAGAAGCAAGTGGAAAAACGTATCTTAATTTCACAGCTTCTGATGTTTCCAGGGAATTAGTTGGAAAAACAGCATCTACTGCTGATAGTTTTACTGCTGCGGGGCAGATTGGGAACAATTAAGTGTTGTTTGTCCAACTGTTGTCCCCAGCGAGGCCACTCGTTGATCAGCAAGTGCTCAAAATCCAACTAAGAGATGGAGTCAACCAGGGAGATTGCACATACTCATCAAGTTAGCCAAGGACGGACAGCGGGAGTATATTCACAGATAAGAGGTGCTGAACCATGATTAGAGTATTGATTGTTGACGACGATTCTTTTATCCGCGAGAGCCTGAAGGTATTGATCGGGCTGGATGCCGGTATCGAGGTCGCCGGAACCGCAGGCGATGGCCGGGAGGCCCTCACCTTGCTGGGGGAGCTGCCCGGCGGAGCGGATGTTGTACTCATGGACATCCGTATGCCGGGATGTGACGGAGTGGAAGGTACAAGGCTGATCAAAGAAGCTTATCCATCCGCAGCCGTCCTGATGCTGACGACCTTCGATGATGACGAGTATATTATTGAGGCTCTGCGCGCCGGAGCCAGCGGATATCTGCTCAAGAACATCCCACCGGACCGGATTATTCAAGGCATCAAGACTGTACATGAGGGCAATATGCTCATTCATCCCGAGATCGCCCGCAAGCTGGCGGGCTTCCTCCAGCCCTCCGCGCGTCAGGAAGCTCCAGAGGCTCAGCCGCTTGCTTCCTATGGCCTGACCAAGTCCGAGCGGGCAGTAGTCACCTCCATTGCAGAGGGACTCACCAACAAGGAAATCGCCGCCAAGCTGTTCCTGAGCGAAGGCACCGTCAAAAACTATATTACCGACATCCTCAGCAAGCTCGGCGTACGCGACCGCACACAGATTGCGATTCTGTATCTGAAGAGTACACAGGGGAACCATTGAGCCGCGGGCTGGCGATATCCAAGGTGAGGCACAACATCACCCTAATAGGTGAAGGATGCTGGTGGCTTATACCCGTACATCCAGCTCATGTACCTTTGCGGCCGCTCATGCATTCGGTTTTCCACATACATTCGGCCCATGTGCCTGTACCACCCCCATTGTATTCGGTTTTTCGAGTTCATTGCCACATATGGGGTAGCGGCTGCCGATTGTATTCGGTTTTCCGCATACATTCCAGTTACCGTACACCACTCCCTTAACAACTATAAATTTAAAAGGCCCGTCCCCCCTGAACTTAGTTCAGAAAGAACGGACCTCTTTAACCTTCCGCGCCAACAGCCGCTGTGGGAACCCACTACGTTGATAATCTATCGTCAGACGCCGGCAGATTCCTGCTTGGCCTCTGCTGGCGGGCTCTTCTTCGCCCGGCCCAGCCGATCCGCCTGCACTCCCCGCTGCCGGGTGCCTGTTCGCATCCCGATGATGCTGAAGATGCTGGACGGCTTCGCCTCTGCGGTGATGCTGGCGTCCGGGTCCGGCACCAGAATGATGCCGAGCTGGTGATGGTCCCCGGCATAGAGCGCGCGCTGCAGATATTTGCTCTCGCCCTCGCGGTTCTGCACCTCCAGCTTGCAGAACGCAGAGTTCATGCGCAGCGCCTCATGCAGCTGCGCCGCGCTGGTCAACAGGACCCCGTTGACCTTCAGCAAGATCTCGCCGGGCAGGATGCCCAGCTCCTGCGCGGGGCTGCCCTGCAGCACGGCCAGCACCTTGCGGCCGGCCGGGGGATGCACGAAGACGGGGCTAAGGCTGCGCTCCTCCAGAGCGCTGTACCAGCTTAACCCTTCGTGCAGCAGAAGTGCCGCGAGCGCCGCGATGACAGTCAGCGGGCTCCATAGGTCCGCAAGCAGGCTAAGGCCGAGCAGGACGGCGCTGTACACCAGCAGCCGTCCGAATGTACGGGCCGCCTTGCGTCCGGGCATCATGCCCTGGGTCATCTCGCTGAAGCCGATGATGACCGGCAGCGAGATCAGGCCGAGGCCCCCGCCCAGCAGCGGATGCCACGGCAGCTCACCGATTCCCGTGCCTGCGGGAATCAGCACGAACAGCGGCAGCGGCCAGAAGGCCTGCAGCTGATAGCCGCCCACCACCTTGCCGCGCTTGCCGGCAAGGAACAGCGGCGTCGCCAGCCGGGGCCCCTGCCAGCGCGCCAGCAGCGCTTCGGCCACGTGGAGCAGCGCGGCAAGCGCCAGCAGCTCCGGGATGTCCATCTCCCGCACGGCAGCGGCAACCGTTCCGGCGGCTCCGCTCTGCAGCGTCTCCGGGAAGAACGACAGTACAAACTGCACAATTCCAAGCGTCCCTATGGCATACGCAAAGCATAAGTAACGCACCCGAAACAGCATTAAGACAAGGCTAACCACCCAGATACAGGCAACAGCCGTATAGGTCACCGAAACTCCCAGTGCAACTGCGGCAAGGGAGACCACCAGCCCCATGACTCCACCGGTCCACACAGTCCGCCAGGTTTCCGGTCCCCAGCTATGCAGCTTCACATGAATAAGCTTCCGCTCGAGGGCTACCTGTCTGCGGTAATATAGGGCAATAAATAGAATAGCGATATAGTAATAGGGCTGAATCAGCAGATGTAGGACTGCTGTGCCTAAGCTGGTCAGCAGCTCCGGGAGTACATTCAACGGTTCGCACACTCCTTTTCATAGCCTAGAGGACATCATATTTTATCCTTTAAAAGAAAAAAGAAGGCTAGAATCAGCCTTCTTACTTTTTCGACGCTGCAGCCTTGATTTCCTTCTGAATTTCTTCGATCCCCTTATTCCGCTGATTGTCGTTCACCGGATCTTGGATGACCTTGATCAGCGCCAGCTCCAGCGCTTCCGCGGTCTTGGTATCAATCGAGCCTGTCGTCTTCAGCTTGGCTGCGCTCTGGAATTTCTTGACCGCTTCTTTGGTCCCGGCATCGAAGTACCCGTCCTTGCGGCCCGGCTTATAGCCTAGCCCATCCAGCATAGTCTGCGCACTTTTGACATCTGCATTGTTCATATTATATTGCAGCGTAACGCTCTTGTTAATCGGCGCCACCGAGAAGTAATCCGGCTGGGCTACGGCGATATCCGGCTTAATGCCTTTACCGTGAATCCAGGTGCCGTCTGGCGTCAGCCACTTGGCAATCGTAATCTTCAGCAGGCTTCCGTCACCGAGCTGCTCCTCGAAGCTGGTCTGCACGGTTCCTTTGCCGAATGAATTCTCTCCGATCAGCTTGGCTCCGGCAGATTGCTGCAGGGCTCCGGCCATGATCTCCGAAGCGCTCGCGCTGCCTTTGTTCATCAGCACGACTACCGGATACTTCTTGCTAGATCCCTTCGAAGTGCTGACCTCGCGCTGCTTGTTCTTGTCCTCCACCTGTACGATGGATTTGCCCTTCGGTACGAACTGCTCGACCATCTCAATGACAACCGGCAGCACACCGCCCGGGTCATTACGGACATCAATAACGAGTCCCTTCATGCCTTGCTTCTCCAGCTTCATCAGCTCTTCCTTGAACCGCTCCGAGGTGTTCTGCGAGAATTGCGTAACCTCGATGACACCGACATGGTCCTTTTCCATCTTCGCATAGACCGTTTCCAGTCTGACATCATCACGGGTGATGACGAATTGCAGCGGCTCTGCTGTTCCGGTCCGCTGGACCTTCAGGGTCGCCTTGCTTCCCTTGGGACCGCGGATTTTGGCCACAGCCGCATTCAGCTCCAGTCCTTCCAGCGATTCACCGTTAACAGAGAGGATCACATCCTTGGCCTGAATGCCGGCTTTCTCTGCCGGTGAGCCCTTGATAGGGGAGACTACAACCACCTTGCCGTTATCGGAGGAGACCTCAGCGCCAATCCCCGAGAAGGAGCCTTCGATGCTCTCCTCGAACCGCTGTGCCGTCTCCTTGCCCATGTAGTTGGAATACGGGTCGCCCAGCGCTTCCATCATTCCGTTGACCGCACCGTCAATCAGCTTCTCCCGGTCCACCTTCTCATAATAATTGCCCTCGATCAGGCTAAGAGCGGTACCCAGTTTCTTCGATTCCTTCTCCTGTAGTCCGGCAGTCTGCAGGACCGTTGCCAGCCCTTCACCTGCGGCTTGTCCGAATACCTGCACATAACCGGTCACGCCCAGGGTCAGCAGACTGCCGCACAGCAGTGCCGCGACGATCATAAAGGCCGCAGTGCTTTTCTTTAACATGATGTTCCCACCGTCCCTTCTTGTCCATCTTAACACCAGCATGGGCCCGTTCCATGAGAAACGGCATCTCTTCCAGTATATGCCGCAGCACGAAAATATATTTATTTTATAAATTGAACCGATGATTTTTATGTTTTGAGATTGGCCGTGTCTCCAGAGAATATTTGGACTTCCAGCTGCTGTGGTCTGCAGATTTCATGATTCATCCCGTTTTTAACGGTTGAAATCCGCAGACTGCTGTTGCTTACGAAGTGAGCTTTCCTGCGGAAAGCTTTCAGGCGGATGCTATCGCTCCTTCAGTTCCAAAATCCGCTCAGTCCGCTTACAGATAAGGCATAGGATTCACCGGTTTCCCGTTGATCCGCACTTCAAAATGCAGATGCGGGCCGGTTGAACGTCCCGTTGAGCCGGATTCCGCAATCGTCTGTCCGCGCTCCACCCGATCTCCCTCGTTCACTCTAATGCCGCCTTCGCGGATGTGACCGTACAGCGTCCATACCCCGCCGCCATGGTCAATAATGACACAGTAACCATAGCCGCTATACCAGCGTGCTACCAAAACAGTACCGGAATCCGCCGCATGGATACTCGTGCCCTGCGGCACGGCAAAGTCCACGCCGGTATGCAGCTTGCCGACTTCATGCGTCACCGGATGGGTCCGGTAGCCAAAAGGAGAAGAGATCCGCGCGTAGCCAACCGGCCGCAGGTAAGGACCATCGCCGCCGGAATATTCTTCCACGCTAGCAACAGAGGAGCTGTTGCCGCCTCCAGACCTGGAGGCCTTCGCGGCCTTGGCAGCTTCGGCCGCCTTGGCTGCGGCTACTGCCGCCCGGCGCTGCGCCTCAGCCTTCGCGGCTGCTGCTCTGCGCGCTGCTTCCTCCGCCTTAATCTTGTCCTTCTGCGCTTCCAGCGCAGAGCGGCTGCTGGCCAGCTCTACCAGCTTGGCATCCTGTTCAGCAGAGATGACCTCCGAATTCTGAATCTCCTCATCATAATAAGCGATGAGCTCCTGCTTCTCCGCTTCCTTCTCCTTCAGCATACTGCGCTGGGATTCCAGATCGGTATACAGCTGCTTCGCCGTTGCATATTGCCCTTCCAGCTCCTGCTTCTTGGTAATCACCGTCTGCTTGTCCAGCTTGTGCTGCACCAGCAGATCCTGATCCTGATCCACGATCATCTTCAGGGAATCGGCCCGGTCCAGGAAGTCGGAGAAGCTGGTCGAGGACAGCAGCACATCCAGATAGGAGACTGCGCCATCTGTGTACATCAGACGGACACGGGATTCCAGCAGCTTTTCGCGGGAGGCCACACGCGCCTCAGCATCATCCAGCTCCGCTGCCGTCACGGTAAGCGACTTCTCCGTGCTGGCAATTTTGCCGGATATCGTGGTCATCTCGCCCTTTACCTGTGCAATCTGCCCCAGCACATAGTCCAGATTCAGCGTGGTCTTATTCTTATAATGCTTCGCCTCCTGATTGCGGGAGTCCGCCTTATCCTGCGCCGCCTTGGCCGCCTGGACCTCCTGCTGCAGCTGCTTCAGCTGCTTGTCAATTTCGGCAACGCTTGTTTTCTTCGCATATCCGTCAGAGGGCCCGAACATTGTGACAGCCAGCAATATTACGGCCATTCCGGCAGCAATTTTCTTCAACTTGCACTCTCCGTCCTTTGTTCAAATATAAGAATGATACAGGCTATACCTTCAAGAACTTGCGGATCGACACCGTGCTGCCCCATACGCCAATCAGCACACCGAGGCCCACCAGCAGACCGCATAGCAGCAACCAGATATTTTCAAACGGAATCAACTGCAGCCCCAGCATCGGATCTCCCTTCACAGAAGACACCAGACTGCTGTAACCGGCGTAGAGCGCGACCGAGGTTACCACTGAACCAATCAATCCGATCAGAGCACCTTCGATAAAAAAGGGCCAGCGGATGAAATAATTCGTCGCGCCCACGAGCTTCATAATGCCGATTTCCTTGCGGCGGGCGAGGATCGTTACCCGGATGGTATTCGAGATCAGGAACATCGACATCAGCGCCAGTCCCGCTACAAAAATAAACCCGATATTGCGCACCGCCTTGGTCACCTTGAATAAAGTCTCCACAGAGCCTTTGCCGTAGTTCACCTTGTAGATCGGCTGCTCTTCATGCGTCTTGTTCAGTGCTTCTATCTTCTCCGCTACAAACGGAACCGTGGTCGGCTCAATCACTTCAACGAGCAGCTTGTCCGGCAGCGGATTATTGTCTTTATCGAATCCTTCCAGGAGCTCGGCGGCATCCGGCCCCATATCTTCACGAAATTCCTTCAAGCCCTGTTCTTTGGAGATGAACTCCACCTTGCTGACTTCCGGCATATTGCCGATTTCGTTTTCCAGCTTCTCCCGCATCTTCTGGTCCGTATTCAGCGTCAGATGCACATTGATCTGCACCTGGCTGTCTGCTTTATCCGCTACCTGATTGACATTGAGCACCAGCAGGATGAACACTCCGAGTACGAAGAGAGAGACAACGATGGAAGTGATGGACGCCACCGACATCCAGCCGTTGCGGAATACGTTTTTGAAGCCTTCCCGCAAATGACGCAAGAAGGTTTTAAAACTCATAACCGTATTCCCCTCTCAATTGGTCTCTGACGATCGTTCCATTCTCAATCGCAAGCACCCGTTTACGCATTTTGTTCACAATATCCCGGTTGTGGGTCGCCATAACGATCGTGGTACCGCGAAAATTAATCTCATCCAGCAGCTGCATAATGCCCCACGAGGTCTCCGGGTCCAGATTGCCGGTAGGCTCGTCCGCAATAATAACGGCAGGGTTGTTGACGATAGCTCTGGCAATCGCGATCCGCTGCTGCTCTCCCCCTGAGAGCTGTGAGGGCTCCCGCCCCGCCTTGCTGCGCAGTCCCACCAGATCGAGCACTTCATTTACACGCTTCTTGATAATCTTCTTCGGCGCCTCAATAACATCCATCGCAAAAGCCACATTCTCATACGCTGTCATCTTCGGCAGCAGCCGGAAATCCTGAAAGACCACGCCGATATTGCGCCGCACATAAGGGATCTTGCGGGGCTTCAGCTTGCCGATATTGAACCCGCCTACGGAGATCTGTCCTTTGGTTGGCGTTTCTTCTCTATAAATTAATTTCATGAACGTCGATTTACCTGCGCCGGACGGTCCGACAATGTAGACGAACTCATTGCGGTCGATTTTGACGGATATTCCCTGCAATGCATGGGTCCCGTTGGCATAGGTCTTCCATACATCCTGCATCTCAATCATTTTCTCACTTCCCGATTCTGACATCTTCCGCCGGGCCACTGGCCGGGGGAGCTTCCATAAACTGCATGATTATCGCAGGCGTATCTATTGTAACAAATCCACAACCCCTTGAGTACCCGAAAGTTTTACCGAATCCTTACATATACATAAGAATATCAGGTTTCGCCCCATAGAAGGAGAGATTACTTATGAAAAAAATACACGCCGCTCTCATCGCGGGTTTCGGTCTGATGCTGGCTGGCTCGCTGGCTGCCGGAGGGCTTCATCTATACGGCACCCAGCCTACCCTGCCCGCAAATACCGCTATCGCAGGCTGGGAGGTTGGCGGAATGAACATCGCTGAGGTAAAGGCCGGAATGGATTCAAGACTTCAGGCGCTGGAAGCTACTCCACTCGTGATGAAGGCAAAAAATAATGCCGGACTCCAGGTTACCCTTAAGCAGGCAGGTGTGACCTATGAAGCCGGGAACTTCCTCCAGGCGCTGAAGACGCTGACGGACGGCACGCTGATGGAGCGGGTACAAGCCCGGCGCAGCTGGTCCGGCAGCTGGAATATGGAGATTCAGCTGCAGACTGCACAGCTTAAGAGTCTCTTGAATCCCGAATGGGAAAA
This genomic interval from Paenibacillus sp. FSL H8-0332 contains the following:
- a CDS encoding histidine kinase translates to MTRELILLRYSLLIIPAILSIQVYEFADYDWFTLHFMLLMLLVTLGARASRSLAALTGGMELILTAWLCYEYGPLMVFPALSAVISYARRQPKNTALTFCCIQLALLNAALLHVAPAVLVFTNLTFLLCAGLNLLLLRAGRRRADTLFLYDELRKKHFELEEARSRLLQFTAQIEVAAQAEERVRIARQLHDDIGHRLIRVKMMTEAAIHTLPAAPETGLQMMKQIRDQLSGSMDDMRAALKRINHTPQLEGAYALDRLLEEVGRDTGIATSYTVQGIPYPLYPSLQVVLYTNAREAITNALRHGQASSVWVEVTYAEHEVQMETGNNGKLPEADPLGRLPGSSRMGLKGMSERCAMVGGTLELRLEPQFTVITRLPVYRQPEGVPR
- a CDS encoding response regulator transcription factor: MIRVLIVDDDSFIRESLKVLIGLDAGIEVAGTAGDGREALTLLGELPGGADVVLMDIRMPGCDGVEGTRLIKEAYPSAAVLMLTTFDDDEYIIEALRAGASGYLLKNIPPDRIIQGIKTVHEGNMLIHPEIARKLAGFLQPSARQEAPEAQPLASYGLTKSERAVVTSIAEGLTNKEIAAKLFLSEGTVKNYITDILSKLGVRDRTQIAILYLKSTQGNH
- a CDS encoding PDZ domain-containing protein, which translates into the protein MNVLPELLTSLGTAVLHLLIQPYYYIAILFIALYYRRQVALERKLIHVKLHSWGPETWRTVWTGGVMGLVVSLAAVALGVSVTYTAVACIWVVSLVLMLFRVRYLCFAYAIGTLGIVQFVLSFFPETLQSGAAGTVAAAVREMDIPELLALAALLHVAEALLARWQGPRLATPLFLAGKRGKVVGGYQLQAFWPLPLFVLIPAGTGIGELPWHPLLGGGLGLISLPVIIGFSEMTQGMMPGRKAARTFGRLLVYSAVLLGLSLLADLWSPLTVIAALAALLLHEGLSWYSALEERSLSPVFVHPPAGRKVLAVLQGSPAQELGILPGEILLKVNGVLLTSAAQLHEALRMNSAFCKLEVQNREGESKYLQRALYAGDHHQLGIILVPDPDASITAEAKPSSIFSIIGMRTGTRQRGVQADRLGRAKKSPPAEAKQESAGV
- a CDS encoding S41 family peptidase, with translation MLKKSTAAFMIVAALLCGSLLTLGVTGYVQVFGQAAGEGLATVLQTAGLQEKESKKLGTALSLIEGNYYEKVDREKLIDGAVNGMMEALGDPYSNYMGKETAQRFEESIEGSFSGIGAEVSSDNGKVVVVSPIKGSPAEKAGIQAKDVILSVNGESLEGLELNAAVAKIRGPKGSKATLKVQRTGTAEPLQFVITRDDVRLETVYAKMEKDHVGVIEVTQFSQNTSERFKEELMKLEKQGMKGLVIDVRNDPGGVLPVVIEMVEQFVPKGKSIVQVEDKNKQREVSTSKGSSKKYPVVVLMNKGSASASEIMAGALQQSAGAKLIGENSFGKGTVQTSFEEQLGDGSLLKITIAKWLTPDGTWIHGKGIKPDIAVAQPDYFSVAPINKSVTLQYNMNNADVKSAQTMLDGLGYKPGRKDGYFDAGTKEAVKKFQSAAKLKTTGSIDTKTAEALELALIKVIQDPVNDNQRNKGIEEIQKEIKAAASKK
- a CDS encoding peptidoglycan DD-metalloendopeptidase family protein codes for the protein MKKIAAGMAVILLAVTMFGPSDGYAKKTSVAEIDKQLKQLQQEVQAAKAAQDKADSRNQEAKHYKNKTTLNLDYVLGQIAQVKGEMTTISGKIASTEKSLTVTAAELDDAEARVASREKLLESRVRLMYTDGAVSYLDVLLSSTSFSDFLDRADSLKMIVDQDQDLLVQHKLDKQTVITKKQELEGQYATAKQLYTDLESQRSMLKEKEAEKQELIAYYDEEIQNSEVISAEQDAKLVELASSRSALEAQKDKIKAEEAARRAAAAKAEAQRRAAVAAAKAAEAAKAAKASRSGGGNSSSVASVEEYSGGDGPYLRPVGYARISSPFGYRTHPVTHEVGKLHTGVDFAVPQGTSIHAADSGTVLVARWYSGYGYCVIIDHGGGVWTLYGHIREGGIRVNEGDRVERGQTIAESGSTGRSTGPHLHFEVRINGKPVNPMPYL
- the ftsX gene encoding permease-like cell division protein FtsX: MSFKTFLRHLREGFKNVFRNGWMSVASITSIVVSLFVLGVFILLVLNVNQVADKADSQVQINVHLTLNTDQKMREKLENEIGNMPEVSKVEFISKEQGLKEFREDMGPDAAELLEGFDKDNNPLPDKLLVEVIEPTTVPFVAEKIEALNKTHEEQPIYKVNYGKGSVETLFKVTKAVRNIGFIFVAGLALMSMFLISNTIRVTILARRKEIGIMKLVGATNYFIRWPFFIEGALIGLIGSVVTSVALYAGYSSLVSSVKGDPMLGLQLIPFENIWLLLCGLLVGLGVLIGVWGSTVSIRKFLKV
- the ftsE gene encoding cell division ATP-binding protein FtsE, translating into MIEMQDVWKTYANGTHALQGISVKIDRNEFVYIVGPSGAGKSTFMKLIYREETPTKGQISVGGFNIGKLKPRKIPYVRRNIGVVFQDFRLLPKMTAYENVAFAMDVIEAPKKIIKKRVNEVLDLVGLRSKAGREPSQLSGGEQQRIAIARAIVNNPAVIIADEPTGNLDPETSWGIMQLLDEINFRGTTIVMATHNRDIVNKMRKRVLAIENGTIVRDQLRGEYGYEF